The following coding sequences are from one Capsicum annuum cultivar UCD-10X-F1 chromosome 3, UCD10Xv1.1, whole genome shotgun sequence window:
- the LOC107866004 gene encoding cytochrome P450 71A6-like, with amino-acid sequence MISLFAFLPFLIFLSFVLLSFFQLSSKKSKKNLPPSPPKLPFIGNFHQLGLQPHRSLQKLSNEHGPMMMLQFGSVPVLIASSAEAASQIMKTQDMGFANKPMSSIPSRLFFGPKDVAFTPYGEYWRNARSICMLQLLNNKRVQSFSKIREEETSLLLKKIKDSIDNSQVVDLTELFVSMTNDVLCRVALGRKYCDGEEGKKFKTLLLEFVELLGVFNIGDFMPWLAWVNRFNGLNAKVDKVAAEFSAFLEGVIEEHRETKIDDEEEESADFVDILLQVQKENKSGFKVEMDSIKAIIMDMFSAGTDTTSTLLEWTMNELMRNPKTLRKLRDEVRQVTEGKSDVTEDDLEHMPYLAAVIKESLRLHSPVPLLPREAIKDTKVLGYDVAAGTQVFVCPWAISRDPTIWENPEEFQPERFLDSSVDYKGLHFRLIPFGAGRRGCPGITFTKVVNELALARMLFHFEFLLPNGTKPEDLDVDEALGITVRRKFPLLVVASPRI; translated from the coding sequence ATGATATCCTTATTTGCGTTTCTTCCCTTCTTAATTTTCTTGTCATTTGTTCTACTATCATTTTTCCAGctttcatccaaaaaatccaagaaaaatctTCCTCCATCTCCTCCTAAGCTTCCATTTATCGGAAACTTTCATCAACTGGGCCTACAACCACATCGTTCGCTCCAAAAACTATCTAACGAACATGGTCCAATGATGATGCTTCAGTTCGGCAGCGTGCCTGTCTTGATCGCATCATCAGCCGAAGCAGCTTCACAGATCATGAAAACCCAAGACATGGGCTTTGCTAACAAGCCCATGTCAAGTATTCCCAGCAGGCTCTTTTTCGGACCCAAGGACGTGGCTTTCACCCCATACGGTGAGTACTGGAGGAACGCCAGAAGCATTTGCATGCTTCAGCTTTTGAACAATAAAAGAGTCCAATCTTTTAGCAAAATCAGGGAAGAGGAAACTTCTCTTCTTCTAAAAAAGATTAAGGACTCAATCGATAACTCACAGGTTGTTGATTTGACGGAGCTGTTTGTGAGCATGACGAATGACGTGCTTTGTAGAGTGGCATTAGGAAGGAAGTATTGTGACGGGGAAGAAGGGAAAAAGTTTAAGACATTGTTATTAGAGTTTGTTGAATTGTTGGGCGTTTTTAATATTGGTGATTTCATGCCGTGGCTTGCATGGGTGAATCGTTTCAATGGTTTAAATGCCAAAGTGGACAAAGTGGCTGCAGAGTTTAGCGCATTTTTGGAAGGTGTAATTGAGGAACACAGGGAGACGAAAATAGATGACGAAGAGGAAGAGTCAGCAGACTTTGTGGATATACTGCTCCAAGTTCAGAAAGAAAACAAATCGGGTTTTAAGGTTGAAATGGATTCAATTAAAGCTATTATAATGGATATGTTTTCTGCAGGAACAGATACAACCTCCACTCTTTTAGAATGGACAATGAATGAACTCATGAGGAATCCAAAAACATTGCGAAAATTAAGAGACGAGGTGAGACAAGTCACTGAAGGGAAGTCAGACGTAACAGAGGACGACTTGGAGCACATGCCTTATTTAGCAGCAGTGATCAAAGAGAGTCTACGTCTTCATTCTCCGGTGCCATTGCTTCCTCGAGAAGCAATAAAGGACACCAAAGTGTTGGGCTACGACGTAGCTGCTGGAACTCAAGTCTTTGTTTGTCCCTGGGCCATCTCCAGAGACCCGACCATATGGGAAAATCCGGAGGAGTTTCAACCAGAAAGGTTTTTGGATAGTTCTGTGGATTACAAAGGGCTACATTTCCGGTTAATTCCATTTGGTGCTGGAAGAAGAGGTTGTCCCGGAATTACATTCACTAAAGTTGTGAATGAGTTGGCATTGGCAAGAATGttgtttcattttgaatttttgttacCAAATGGAACAAAACCTGAAGATTTGGATGTGGATGAAGCACTTGGAATTACAGTTAGGCGAAAGTTTCCTTTGTTAGTTGTTGCATCTCCACgtatttga